In Blautia wexlerae DSM 19850, a single window of DNA contains:
- a CDS encoding ABC transporter ATP-binding protein: MAEKLLEVKNLRTEFKRDKTWVTAVNNVSFSIQPGEILGLVGESGCGKSVTSLSIMKLLARNSKISNGEILLNGKDLLKEDKKGMRKIRGREVAMIFQEPMNSLNPCMRIEKQLTEAILLHNNFSKEEAHNRAFEVLKSVGIPEPDMTLKSYPHQLSGGMCQRVMIAMAMSCEPELLIADEPTTALDVTIQAQILELMEDIRAKKNTGILMITHDLGVVAEMCSRVVVMYAGRIVEEAPVQELFADPKHPYTQGLIGSVPKLGSGVESLPSIPGSVPDLSVMPKGCKFAPRCKYAMDICHQQEPELADINEAGTRKCRCHLLNKTAKEA, translated from the coding sequence ATGGCAGAAAAATTATTAGAAGTAAAGAATCTCCGTACGGAGTTTAAAAGAGATAAAACATGGGTGACAGCAGTTAATAATGTAAGTTTCTCCATTCAGCCGGGTGAGATTCTTGGTCTGGTAGGAGAGTCCGGATGCGGTAAATCCGTAACTTCCCTTTCCATTATGAAACTTCTGGCACGCAACAGTAAGATTTCCAACGGTGAGATCCTGCTTAATGGCAAGGATCTTCTCAAAGAAGATAAAAAAGGTATGAGAAAGATCAGAGGACGTGAAGTTGCCATGATCTTCCAGGAGCCGATGAACTCTCTGAACCCATGTATGAGAATTGAGAAACAGCTGACAGAAGCAATCCTGCTCCATAACAATTTCTCAAAAGAAGAAGCGCACAACAGAGCATTCGAAGTACTGAAATCAGTAGGTATCCCTGAACCGGATATGACATTAAAGAGTTATCCGCACCAGCTTTCAGGCGGTATGTGCCAGCGTGTTATGATTGCTATGGCAATGTCCTGTGAGCCGGAGCTTCTTATTGCGGACGAGCCGACTACAGCCCTTGACGTTACCATTCAGGCACAGATCCTGGAGCTGATGGAGGACATCAGGGCAAAGAAGAATACAGGTATTCTGATGATCACACATGACCTTGGTGTTGTTGCTGAAATGTGTTCCAGAGTTGTTGTTATGTATGCCGGCCGAATTGTAGAAGAAGCGCCTGTGCAGGAACTTTTTGCAGATCCGAAACATCCATATACACAGGGTCTGATCGGTTCTGTACCGAAACTTGGAAGTGGTGTGGAATCTCTTCCGTCCATTCCGGGAAGCGTACCGGATCTGTCCGTAATGCCGAAAGGATGTAAGTTTGCACCGAGATGTAAATATGCAATGGATATCTGTCATCAGCAGGAGCCGGAGCTTGCAGATATCAACGAAGCAGGCACCAGAAAATGCAGATGTCATCTGCTCAACAAAACTGCAAAGGAGGCGTAA
- a CDS encoding copper homeostasis protein CutC codes for MKEYILEACVDSVESAMAAVEGGADRLELCGNLIIGGTTPGPWLFDEIRKRSDIRIHALIRPRFGDFCYTDAEFSMIKHAVEDFRKMGAEGVVFGVLKPDGTLNMEQMKELMEAAGDMSVTLHRAFDVCVDPIETMEQAISLGINTILTSGQRNVCLQGADLLKELVEKSQGRITIQAGSGVGAEVIRQLYPLTGVRAYHMTGKRVIDSEMQFRKDGVNMGLPMLSEYEIWRTDVDNIRAAKKVLEEL; via the coding sequence GTGAAAGAATATATTTTGGAAGCCTGTGTAGATTCTGTAGAATCTGCTATGGCAGCGGTTGAAGGAGGCGCAGACAGACTGGAACTTTGCGGTAACCTGATCATCGGCGGAACCACTCCGGGACCGTGGCTTTTTGATGAAATAAGAAAGCGTTCGGATATCAGGATCCATGCTTTGATCCGTCCGCGTTTTGGAGATTTCTGCTATACAGATGCAGAATTTTCCATGATAAAGCATGCAGTGGAAGATTTCAGGAAAATGGGTGCCGAAGGTGTTGTATTTGGGGTGCTGAAGCCGGATGGCACATTAAACATGGAACAGATGAAAGAGCTGATGGAGGCGGCAGGGGATATGTCGGTGACTCTTCACAGAGCTTTTGATGTATGTGTGGATCCAATAGAAACAATGGAACAGGCAATCTCACTGGGAATCAATACGATCCTTACTTCAGGTCAGCGTAATGTATGTCTGCAGGGGGCAGATCTGCTGAAGGAACTGGTAGAGAAGAGTCAGGGACGTATCACGATCCAGGCAGGAAGCGGCGTGGGAGCAGAAGTGATCCGCCAGCTTTATCCGCTTACAGGAGTCAGGGCTTATCATATGACCGGAAAGAGAGTCATTGACAGTGAGATGCAGTTTCGCAAGGATGGAGTCAACATGGGACTTCCGATGCTGAGCGAATATGAGATATGGCGTACGGATGTAGATAATATCCGTGCCGCAAAGAAAGTTCTGGAGGAATTATAA
- a CDS encoding DeoR/GlpR family DNA-binding transcription regulator, translating to MFTEERQSAIEKCLRENGKVKVKELSEMFQVTEDCIRKDLKILENAGKLKRTYGGAILSQDYPLKRDVVDRRQFNLDKKRTIAAKAFKLIKNNETIFLDISTTNIELAKLLAASNMRVVVVSNMIDILQILATNPSITAIGTGGTMYQTVNGFMGAATIEVIKQYSFDRAFIGSCGVDMTDCAITTLGVEDGLTKKAAVHSSRHKYVVMERDKFYFNDSYKYAYFDDISGIVTDEFPDDTIVSTLERAGVKLF from the coding sequence ATGTTTACTGAGGAAAGACAAAGCGCAATAGAGAAATGCCTTCGTGAAAACGGAAAAGTCAAGGTTAAGGAATTGAGTGAAATGTTTCAGGTCACAGAAGACTGTATCCGAAAAGATCTTAAGATTCTTGAAAACGCCGGTAAGTTAAAGAGAACCTACGGCGGCGCAATCCTTTCACAGGATTATCCGCTGAAAAGAGACGTAGTAGACAGACGCCAGTTTAACCTTGACAAAAAGAGAACAATTGCAGCCAAAGCATTTAAACTGATTAAGAATAACGAAACGATTTTCCTTGATATTTCTACCACAAATATCGAGCTGGCAAAGCTTCTTGCTGCGTCAAATATGCGTGTGGTAGTGGTGAGCAATATGATAGATATCCTGCAGATCCTTGCCACAAATCCGTCCATTACTGCAATCGGTACAGGGGGAACAATGTATCAGACAGTAAACGGATTTATGGGAGCTGCAACGATAGAAGTGATCAAACAGTATAGCTTTGACCGTGCATTTATAGGAAGCTGCGGTGTGGATATGACTGATTGTGCAATTACTACATTGGGGGTAGAGGACGGATTGACAAAGAAAGCAGCCGTGCACAGCAGCAGACATAAATATGTTGTTATGGAAAGGGATAAATTCTATTTCAATGATTCTTATAAATATGCATACTTTGATGATATCAGCGGAATTGTTACGGATGAATTTCCAGATGATACGATCGTGAGTACACTGGAGAGAGCCGGGGTGAAATTGTTCTGA
- a CDS encoding ABC transporter permease, translated as MADKNTTSNINLAAAEELPKAQSKFKEFVKKFMKRKTAVISLAFIVFIILMAIIGPYVVPYDPQAPDYTAMMQGPSAAHIWGTNEYGQDVFSRLMVGTRLSLTCALTATIIGTAIGVVLGLIAGFYGGIIDALIMRCCDVLFAFPDILLAIAVVAIIGQGMVNVMIAVAVFTVPSFARIIRSATISVKQAPYVEVARSLGCSNTRILFVHIFPGTIQSMIVNFTMRVGTAILAASSLSFLGFGANVTEPDWGSMLSTGRNYLNTAPHMVLFPGILIFLTVLAFNLLGDGLRDTLDPKMN; from the coding sequence ATGGCAGATAAGAACACAACATCAAATATTAACCTTGCTGCTGCCGAAGAACTCCCTAAGGCACAGAGCAAGTTCAAAGAATTTGTCAAGAAATTCATGAAGAGAAAAACAGCAGTGATTTCTCTGGCATTTATAGTTTTTATTATCTTAATGGCGATCATTGGACCATATGTAGTTCCGTATGATCCGCAGGCACCGGATTACACAGCTATGATGCAGGGGCCAAGCGCAGCCCACATTTGGGGAACCAATGAATACGGACAGGATGTTTTCTCCCGTCTGATGGTTGGTACCAGACTTTCTCTTACATGCGCGCTGACAGCGACGATTATTGGTACGGCTATCGGTGTTGTTCTCGGACTGATCGCAGGTTTCTACGGCGGAATTATCGATGCCCTGATTATGAGATGCTGTGATGTACTTTTCGCTTTCCCTGATATCCTGCTGGCTATCGCAGTTGTTGCCATCATCGGACAGGGTATGGTAAACGTTATGATCGCAGTTGCGGTATTTACAGTGCCGTCCTTCGCACGAATCATACGAAGCGCGACGATTTCCGTAAAGCAGGCTCCTTATGTAGAGGTTGCCCGTTCCCTGGGATGTTCAAACACAAGAATCCTGTTTGTACATATTTTCCCTGGTACGATCCAGTCCATGATCGTTAACTTTACCATGCGTGTAGGTACTGCGATCCTTGCTGCATCATCCTTAAGCTTCCTGGGATTCGGTGCAAACGTCACAGAGCCTGACTGGGGTTCCATGCTTTCCACAGGACGTAACTATCTGAATACAGCTCCTCATATGGTACTGTTCCCTGGTATTCTGATCTTCCTTACAGTTCTGGCATTCAACCTGCTGGGCGACGGTCTCAGAGATACCCTGGATCCAAAGATGAACTAG
- a CDS encoding transglutaminase-like domain-containing protein: MAEPRVFLKENRGRIEENYLEQAKNLPRVFAPVDEKLQKCTEEVALACKYLYAFMPYSDIGNYPFEVFLDYAENGVRLWKENPQVADLPEEIFLNYVLFHRVNEEEIAQCRTYFRTEIGSRIQGMNFREAALEVNYWCAEEATYHCTDDRTLSAISVYRRGNGRCGEESVFTVNALRSVGVPARQVYAPKWSHCDDNHAWVEIWCDGKWYFLGACEPEEILNKGWFTNASSRAMMIHSRVFDTKIPEGEVIGTDGMVTMLNELKRYAVTKEITVTVKDMQGLPTEKAEVSFEVLNYSEYAPIAEKKTDSKGTARLTTGLGSLHISARMCSDGEWFYAETVMNTEKEDNCELCLVPQDKRNDGESEKWTAADIFAPHDAPVNTDMPTPEQKAKGNKRLAAANAHREQKVRNWSNPECERFLEKEVNRIEEAIAASYREDLLRVLTEKDRTDCISDVLEEHLELAIPYHGMMKKDTFVSYVLNPRVDDEVLQKYRREIKKHFSRAEKQELRDDPSRIWNLIEKAIVSRPEKERSSVITTPAGCIRTCTGSFLSKKILFVAIARTLGVAARLNPHDRSMEYMENGRFVPVLARTEKNCTLILKAGETVQWKYFQNWSIAKLENGRYTSLKLGAENFEDQILNLPLESGNYRILTSNRLPNGNMFANEYHFEIQPGETKEIELVLREADLEDMLENISMPEFMLKTEDGTEVKASDLTADGKHILMFLEEEKEPTEHILNEMMEQEEAFAGYAEQIIFVVRSKEALETPTLSKALAKLKNIQIYYDDFSEIINTLGRRMYVDPDKLPLIIVTNGTLNGIYATSGYNVGTGDMLLRLM; the protein is encoded by the coding sequence ATGGCAGAACCAAGAGTTTTTTTAAAAGAGAACAGGGGCCGAATTGAAGAGAACTACCTGGAGCAGGCAAAAAACCTGCCCCGGGTTTTTGCGCCTGTAGACGAAAAATTACAGAAATGTACAGAGGAAGTGGCACTTGCATGTAAATATTTATATGCGTTTATGCCGTACAGTGACATTGGCAATTATCCGTTTGAAGTATTTCTGGACTATGCAGAGAATGGTGTGAGGCTCTGGAAAGAGAACCCACAGGTTGCAGACCTTCCGGAAGAAATCTTCCTGAATTATGTGCTGTTTCACAGAGTAAATGAGGAAGAGATCGCACAGTGCAGAACTTATTTCCGCACAGAAATCGGAAGCAGAATACAGGGAATGAACTTCAGAGAAGCAGCGCTGGAAGTGAACTACTGGTGTGCCGAAGAAGCTACTTATCATTGTACAGATGACCGTACTTTATCTGCGATTTCTGTATACCGCAGAGGAAATGGCAGATGTGGTGAAGAGTCTGTGTTCACTGTAAATGCACTGCGAAGCGTAGGCGTACCTGCCCGTCAGGTATATGCGCCGAAGTGGTCTCACTGCGATGACAATCACGCCTGGGTAGAGATCTGGTGTGATGGCAAATGGTACTTCCTCGGAGCCTGTGAGCCCGAAGAAATCCTGAATAAAGGATGGTTTACAAACGCTTCTTCCAGAGCAATGATGATCCATTCACGTGTGTTTGACACCAAGATACCGGAAGGCGAGGTGATCGGCACAGATGGTATGGTGACCATGCTGAATGAATTGAAGAGGTATGCAGTAACCAAAGAAATTACAGTAACAGTAAAGGATATGCAGGGGTTACCCACAGAGAAAGCTGAGGTTTCCTTTGAGGTACTGAACTATTCAGAGTATGCACCGATCGCAGAGAAGAAAACAGACAGTAAGGGAACTGCCAGACTGACAACAGGACTTGGAAGTCTGCATATTTCCGCAAGAATGTGTTCTGACGGCGAGTGGTTCTATGCGGAAACAGTTATGAACACTGAGAAAGAAGATAACTGTGAACTTTGTCTGGTACCGCAGGATAAAAGAAATGACGGCGAATCAGAAAAGTGGACAGCAGCAGATATATTTGCTCCTCATGATGCACCTGTAAATACAGACATGCCGACTCCGGAACAGAAGGCGAAGGGAAATAAGCGTCTGGCAGCAGCCAATGCACACAGAGAGCAGAAAGTAAGAAACTGGTCAAATCCGGAATGTGAACGTTTCCTGGAAAAAGAGGTAAACAGGATAGAAGAAGCTATTGCTGCCTCATACAGAGAAGATCTCCTGAGGGTTCTCACAGAGAAAGACAGAACTGACTGTATCAGTGACGTTCTGGAGGAACACCTGGAGCTGGCAATCCCATATCATGGTATGATGAAAAAGGATACCTTTGTATCTTATGTGTTAAATCCAAGAGTGGATGATGAAGTTCTTCAGAAATACAGAAGAGAGATCAAGAAGCATTTTTCCAGAGCTGAGAAACAGGAGCTGAGAGATGATCCTTCCAGAATCTGGAATCTGATCGAGAAGGCAATTGTTTCCAGACCGGAGAAAGAGCGTTCCAGTGTGATCACAACACCGGCAGGATGCATAAGGACCTGTACAGGAAGCTTCCTGTCAAAGAAAATCCTGTTTGTTGCAATAGCGAGAACCCTTGGAGTAGCGGCAAGACTGAATCCACATGATCGTTCTATGGAATATATGGAAAACGGAAGATTCGTTCCTGTGCTTGCAAGAACAGAGAAGAACTGTACTCTGATCCTGAAAGCAGGAGAGACTGTACAGTGGAAATATTTCCAGAACTGGAGTATTGCAAAACTGGAGAATGGAAGATATACATCACTGAAACTGGGAGCAGAGAATTTCGAAGATCAGATCCTGAATCTGCCGTTGGAATCCGGAAACTACAGGATTCTTACTTCAAACAGACTTCCAAATGGAAATATGTTTGCAAATGAATATCATTTTGAAATTCAGCCCGGAGAGACAAAGGAGATCGAGTTGGTACTCAGGGAAGCAGATCTGGAGGATATGCTGGAGAATATTTCCATGCCGGAATTCATGCTGAAAACTGAGGATGGTACAGAAGTGAAAGCATCTGATCTTACAGCAGACGGAAAACATATCCTTATGTTTCTGGAAGAAGAAAAAGAGCCTACTGAGCATATCTTAAATGAAATGATGGAGCAGGAAGAGGCTTTCGCAGGATATGCAGAGCAGATTATTTTTGTAGTGAGAAGCAAAGAAGCACTGGAGACACCGACACTGTCCAAAGCACTTGCAAAGTTAAAAAATATTCAGATTTATTATGATGATTTCTCAGAGATTATCAATACTCTGGGAAGGCGTATGTACGTAGATCCGGACAAACTTCCGCTGATTATTGTGACGAATGGAACCCTGAATGGGATTTATGCGACCAGCGGTTACAATGTAGGAACCGGGGATATGCTGCTTAGATTAATGTAA
- a CDS encoding ABC transporter ATP-binding protein: MSEPLLSVKNMKKTFQANGGMFSKKKFVHAVNDVSFDIYPGETFSLVGESGCGKSTTGKLIDHLITPDSGEIWFEGKEISKLSEKEMRPLRSDIQMVFQDPYGSLNPRMKVQDLIGEPLLIHTNMSAGERLKKVHELLGTVGLSPSHGERYPHEFSGGQRQRIGIARALTVQPKLIIADEPVSALDVSIQAQVLNLLQQLQKDFNLTYLFISHDLSVVEMISDRIGVMYLGTIVETAPKKELYANPRHPYTRALLSAVPIPDPEVKKERITLKGDLPSPSNPPSGCLFHTRCPHCTEKCKTQVPTPVEIAPGHIVKCHYPKLTE, encoded by the coding sequence GTGAGCGAGCCGTTATTATCAGTAAAGAATATGAAGAAAACATTCCAGGCAAACGGAGGAATGTTCAGCAAGAAGAAATTTGTTCATGCGGTAAATGACGTATCTTTTGATATTTATCCAGGCGAGACTTTTTCGTTGGTAGGCGAGTCCGGCTGTGGTAAATCCACGACAGGTAAACTGATCGATCATCTGATCACACCTGACTCCGGCGAAATCTGGTTTGAGGGAAAAGAAATCTCCAAACTTTCAGAGAAAGAAATGCGCCCGTTACGTTCAGATATCCAGATGGTTTTCCAGGATCCGTACGGTTCCCTGAATCCGAGAATGAAAGTTCAGGATCTTATCGGTGAGCCACTTCTGATTCACACAAATATGAGTGCAGGAGAGCGCCTTAAGAAAGTACATGAACTTCTCGGCACTGTAGGATTAAGCCCGTCTCATGGAGAGCGTTACCCGCATGAATTCTCCGGTGGTCAGCGTCAGCGTATCGGAATTGCCAGAGCACTGACTGTACAGCCAAAGCTTATCATCGCAGATGAGCCGGTATCTGCCCTTGATGTTTCTATCCAAGCGCAGGTATTAAATCTTCTGCAGCAGTTACAGAAAGACTTTAATCTTACCTATCTGTTCATTTCCCATGACCTGAGTGTCGTTGAGATGATTTCAGACAGGATCGGTGTTATGTATCTGGGTACGATCGTAGAGACAGCTCCGAAGAAAGAACTGTATGCAAACCCGAGACATCCATATACAAGAGCACTTCTTTCCGCAGTTCCGATCCCGGATCCGGAAGTGAAGAAAGAGCGTATTACATTAAAAGGTGATCTTCCAAGTCCGAGTAATCCGCCAAGCGGATGTCTGTTCCATACACGCTGCCCACATTGTACAGAAAAATGTAAGACACAGGTGCCGACACCTGTTGAAATTGCACCGGGCCATATTGTAAAATGTCATTATCCAAAACTTACAGAATAG
- a CDS encoding ABC transporter permease: MGRYLGKRLISTIPLLLVISFVVFMFIHMIPGDPARLVAGQDATKEDVAVVREQLGLDEPLFVQYGKYMKGLFTGDLGNSIKNGKTVAETIAPRLKPTIMLTFSSMIWAAIIGIAIGIIAAVFHGRILDYVGMIIAIAGISVPSFWLGLELIQLFSVSLGWLPTSGLETWKSYILPSLTMGAGIMAVLARFSRSSMLETMREDYVRTARAKGLSESLVVMRHAFKNSLIEIVTVAGLQIGGLLSGSVMAETVFSIPGLGRLLVDSIQMRDYKVVQALLLFFATEYILINLIVDVLYGVINPRVRYE, from the coding sequence ATGGGACGTTATTTAGGTAAACGTTTGATAAGCACGATCCCGCTGCTTCTGGTTATCTCATTCGTAGTATTTATGTTTATCCATATGATTCCCGGTGATCCGGCAAGACTGGTAGCCGGTCAGGATGCAACAAAGGAAGATGTGGCAGTTGTACGTGAACAGCTGGGACTGGATGAGCCACTATTTGTACAGTATGGCAAATATATGAAAGGTCTTTTTACAGGAGATCTGGGAAACTCTATCAAAAACGGTAAAACCGTAGCAGAGACAATCGCACCAAGACTGAAACCAACTATCATGCTGACATTCTCATCCATGATATGGGCTGCGATCATCGGTATTGCAATCGGTATCATCGCTGCCGTATTTCATGGCAGAATTCTTGATTATGTAGGTATGATCATAGCAATCGCAGGTATATCTGTTCCAAGTTTCTGGTTAGGTCTGGAATTAATCCAGCTTTTCTCAGTAAGCCTGGGATGGCTTCCAACCAGTGGACTGGAAACCTGGAAGAGCTACATTCTTCCATCACTTACAATGGGAGCAGGAATCATGGCCGTACTTGCCAGATTTTCCAGATCTTCCATGCTTGAGACCATGCGTGAGGACTATGTGCGTACCGCACGTGCCAAAGGTCTTTCTGAATCACTGGTTGTTATGCGCCATGCATTTAAGAACTCTCTGATCGAGATCGTAACAGTAGCCGGACTTCAGATCGGTGGTCTCCTTTCCGGATCTGTTATGGCAGAGACAGTATTCTCCATCCCCGGGCTTGGACGTCTTCTGGTAGACTCCATCCAGATGAGAGATTACAAAGTTGTTCAGGCATTACTGCTGTTCTTTGCTACAGAATATATCCTGATCAACCTGATCGTAGATGTTCTTTATGGCGTGATTAACCCAAGAGTACGTTATGAGTAG
- the cobI gene encoding precorrin-2 C(20)-methyltransferase: protein MRGILYGVGVGPGDPELMTLKAVRLIKENDIIAVPGAEVRETVAYKIAVQAVPELADKELLPIYMPMTHDKAELELNHEKGAKALEAALDTGKNVVFLTLGDPTIYSTFSYVQKRVEEDGYETRLVSGITSFCATAARLNIPLTEWNQPLHVQPAVHRLDSELDQPGTYVLMKSGKKMNQVKEILAKSGRNIRMVENCGMPDEHIYNSVEEIPDDAGYYSLIIAKEQDGGL from the coding sequence ATGAGAGGAATTTTATACGGAGTAGGAGTTGGCCCCGGAGATCCGGAACTTATGACATTAAAGGCAGTGCGCCTGATCAAAGAGAATGATATTATTGCAGTACCGGGCGCAGAGGTGCGTGAAACAGTTGCATATAAGATCGCAGTACAGGCAGTACCTGAGCTTGCAGACAAAGAACTCCTGCCAATCTATATGCCAATGACACACGATAAGGCAGAACTGGAACTGAACCATGAAAAAGGTGCCAAGGCGCTGGAAGCAGCACTTGATACAGGTAAGAATGTAGTATTTCTGACACTTGGAGATCCGACTATCTATTCAACATTTTCATATGTGCAGAAGAGAGTAGAAGAGGATGGATATGAGACAAGACTGGTAAGCGGTATTACTTCCTTCTGTGCAACAGCAGCACGCCTGAATATTCCGCTTACAGAGTGGAACCAGCCTCTTCATGTACAGCCTGCAGTTCACCGCCTTGACAGTGAACTGGATCAGCCGGGTACCTATGTGCTGATGAAATCCGGCAAAAAGATGAATCAGGTAAAGGAAATTCTGGCAAAAAGCGGACGCAATATCCGTATGGTGGAGAACTGTGGAATGCCGGATGAGCATATTTACAACAGTGTAGAAGAAATTCCGGATGATGCAGGCTATTATTCTCTGATCATTGCAAAGGAACAGGATGGAGGATTATGA
- a CDS encoding alpha-L-fucosidase produces the protein MYQFNRKEYEERMKWYQDARFGMFIHWGLYSIPARGEWVRSTEEMPEEEYLPFMKEFDARDYNPKQWAKEAKAAGMKYVVLTAKHHDGFCLFDSKYTDYKVTNTPAGRDLIKEYVEALREEGLKVGLYFTLLDWHHPDYPHYGDRIHPMRNHPECSNENRDFSRYIEYMYNQVEEVCTNYGKIDIMWFDFSYDDMRGEKWGATRLIDMVRRLQPGIIIDNRLEVSGEGRGSLYECDPTPYHGDFISPEQIIPPEGICDKEGNPMVWEACFTMNNNWGYCANDHYYKPASMLIKKLVECVSKGGNMILNVGPDAKGKFPKESSAILAEIGRWMDKNHDSIYGCAPAADIPKPDYGRITRNGNKYYVHIYENTLGPLPLIGFDKNKIVKVRALDDGHEVPISTLWVHSDYPDIAFVDLGPDPVLPDPVDYVLEVEMAE, from the coding sequence ATGTATCAGTTTAACAGAAAAGAATATGAAGAACGTATGAAATGGTATCAGGATGCCCGTTTCGGAATGTTTATCCACTGGGGATTATATTCTATTCCTGCAAGAGGAGAATGGGTACGCAGTACAGAGGAGATGCCTGAGGAAGAATACCTTCCGTTTATGAAAGAATTTGATGCCAGAGACTATAATCCGAAACAGTGGGCAAAAGAGGCAAAGGCAGCAGGTATGAAATATGTGGTTCTGACTGCAAAACACCATGATGGTTTCTGTTTATTTGACAGTAAATACACAGATTATAAAGTTACCAATACACCTGCAGGAAGAGATCTGATCAAAGAATATGTGGAAGCTCTTCGCGAAGAAGGTCTGAAAGTCGGTCTGTATTTCACCTTACTTGACTGGCATCATCCGGACTATCCTCATTACGGAGACCGCATCCATCCTATGAGAAACCATCCGGAATGCAGTAATGAAAACAGAGATTTTTCTCGTTATATAGAGTATATGTACAATCAGGTGGAAGAGGTCTGCACAAATTATGGAAAAATCGATATTATGTGGTTTGACTTTTCCTATGACGATATGCGAGGCGAGAAATGGGGAGCAACCAGACTGATAGATATGGTCCGCAGATTACAGCCGGGAATCATCATTGATAACCGTCTGGAAGTCAGTGGTGAGGGAAGAGGATCTCTGTATGAATGCGATCCGACACCGTATCATGGCGATTTTATAAGCCCGGAACAGATCATCCCGCCGGAAGGAATCTGTGACAAAGAAGGGAATCCGATGGTATGGGAAGCATGCTTCACCATGAACAATAACTGGGGCTACTGCGCAAATGACCACTATTACAAACCTGCTTCCATGCTGATCAAGAAGCTGGTAGAGTGTGTTTCCAAAGGTGGAAATATGATCCTGAATGTAGGACCTGATGCGAAAGGTAAATTTCCGAAAGAATCCTCCGCAATCCTGGCGGAAATCGGACGCTGGATGGATAAGAACCATGACAGTATCTATGGATGCGCTCCGGCAGCAGATATCCCGAAACCGGATTACGGACGTATCACCAGAAATGGAAACAAGTATTATGTCCATATTTATGAGAATACATTAGGACCACTGCCGCTGATTGGATTTGACAAGAATAAGATTGTGAAAGTACGTGCCCTGGATGACGGACATGAAGTGCCAATTTCTACTTTATGGGTGCACAGCGATTATCCGGATATCGCATTTGTTGACCTTGGTCCGGATCCTGTACTGCCGGATCCTGTAGACTATGTGTTGGAAGTGGAGATGGCTGAATAA